One genomic window of Aethina tumida isolate Nest 87 chromosome 3, icAetTumi1.1, whole genome shotgun sequence includes the following:
- the LOC109598754 gene encoding protein inturned, with product MESQKLLPAQPPQNNITESSEEEWSDGSSYSSYYSDSDESTIPDWEPYVDDYSGELLYIECHPFVTQNKDNQKTKEPAEPFSKTQLRRSTRGKFLRLIRRRESKRRSKKFVKTQDNNDNTSKVKFQDFQEGEEKEVMLEIDVENRHNLSSDVSLAESLLGLNVSTLSDGNRVMIAGFSIDSKAKHERNIKIGDWLKSINNIDVNVQNLDDILQKFINRREVLLKLQRVAGIDVTKDPPINELNNESNFVRELLNSKGDDEQLLTQTLCKHPVGIVYINTEKLSESNSDYEDIIYCYPRPLQKNILCGARGMFITLNHLLSDITKTEAKSSSLMYKQKLAHVVYSQFGNNLLLFMLPDNRASAKEIIHINKELIRLLEFSYESLDICFNNELKLTQVDHFFSRFFARILSSGLWATAQQFVELQSLSVKSVQISPNQFEDVMSVAPFLNLPDEAKMQIDDALTELEASDYRDWNEEPLDCQRLFTILGSSLYHSGYLLASHFTHEDLIDVHSFCRQQGLLHLSRTEPVKSLVLWKEVYPHSCNGSSNEKPKIPEGRRYLLVVGSAKNLLAVIMEAGGCTEPPEENMGPDAFYVEEAQATLAHIQELGLPELVDRLISMNPGQQISLPLPIVNKRKSDFNISLRSNASFHKDSNSPKKNEVTSILKRRSSDQNFVMQYNSSNSLQDDCYSEGSGSQEGYSEISDESGRRRRYKYDSNDEESDNDDFADGSQMSNSSFDISEIRQSLLSETEDYRPLRLTAGEENVLYYFVQLDTTQGIILSPPESRIQSQTSVAMLNNFKRCCQKIHALFQNTLRFKNMPVQEMAKSVINKSLIAIKEHGIVFECPYLDDKDSKKNKIVYWVVGRLFYMPHPKEIYVCYQDSIPQNLVELAFKMNIGVIT from the exons ATGGAATCGCAGAAACTTCTACCTGCCCAACCACCTCAAAACAACATAACTGAAAGCTCAGAAGAGGAATGGAGTGATGGATCAAGTTACAGCTCTTACTATTCTGATTCAGATGAAAG taCTATCCCAGATTGGGAACCCTATGTAGATGATTACTCTGGAGAACTTTTGTACATAGAATGTCATCCATTTGTGACACAAAACAAGGATaatcaaaaaacaaaagagCCAGCAGAACCATTCTCAAAGACTCAACTTAGAAGAAGCACAAGAGGTAAATTTCTCAGGTTAATAAGACGCAGAGAAAGCAAGCGTCGTAGTAAAAAGTTTGTGAAAACTCAGGACAACAATGACAACACATCAAAG GTTAAATTTCAAGATTTTCAAGAAGGTGAAGAAAAAGAAGTTATGTTGGAAATTGACGTTGAAAATAGACACAATTTAAGCAGTGATGTTTCTTTGGCAGAATCTTTGCTAGGGTTAAATGTCAGCACATTGTCAGATGGCAATAGAGTTATGATTGCGGGATTTTCTATAGACAGCAAAGCAAAACATGAAAGGAACATAAAAATTGGAGATTGGTTGAagagtataaataatattgatgtaAATGTACAAAACTTGGATGACATTTTACAAAAGTTTATCAATAGAAGAGAAGTCTTATTGAAATTGCAAAGAGTAGCAGGTATTGATGTCACAAAAGATCCACCAATTAACGAACTAAATAATGAGTCTAACTTTGTAAGAGAATTGTTAAATTCCAAAGGTGATGATGAACAATTATTGACGCAGACTTTATGCAAACATCCTGTTggaattgtatatataaatactgaGAAACTCAGTGAAAGTAATAGTGACTAtgaagatattatttattgctatCCTAGACCATTacagaaaaacattttgtgtGGTGCTAGAGGTATGTTCATTACTTTAAATCATCTACTTTCTGATATAACAAAAACAGAAGCAAAATCCTCATCATTGATGTACAAACAAAAGTTAGCTCACGTCGTCTACTCTCAATTtggcaataatttattactattcaTGTTGCCAGATAATCGCGCTTCAGCAAAAGAAATTATTCACAtcaataaagaattaattagattGCTAGAATTTTCTTATGAATCTCTGGATATCTGTTTCAACAATGAGTTAAAATTGACACAAGTTGATCACTTTTTCTCGCGATTTTTTGCCAGAATATTAAGTAGTGGTCTGTGGGCAACAGCGCAACAATTTGTAGAATTACAGAGTCTGTCTGTTAAGTCGGTACAAATCAGTCCGAATCAATTCGAGGATGTAATGTCAGTGGCCCCTTTCTTAAATTTGCCAGACGAGGCCAAAATGCAAATCGACGATGCACTCACGGAATTGGAAGCTAGTGATTATAGAGACTgg aatGAAGAGCCTTTAGATTGCCAACGACTTTTCACCATTCTGGGCAGCTCTCTTTATCATTCTGGATATTTATTGGCTTCTCATTTCACCCATGAGGATCTAATTGACGTGCACTCCTTCTGTAGACAGCAGGGTCTGTTACATTTATCCAGAACTGAACCTGTTAAATCGTTGGTATTGTGGAAAGAGGTATATCCACACTCATGTAATGGGAGTTCAAATGAAAAACCGAAAATACCTGAAGGCCGTCGTTATCTGTTAGTTGTGGGTAGTGCcaaa aatttattagcAGTGATCATGGAGGCAGGTGGATGCACCGAACCTCCAGAAGAAAATATGGGTCCCGATGCGTTTTACGTAGAGGAGGCTCAAGCAACATTGGCCCACATACAGGAGCTGGGATTACCTGAATTAGTGGATCGATTAATTTCTATGAATCCAGGACAACAAATTAGTTTACCTTTGCCTATTGTCAATAAACGCAAAAGTGATTTCAATATTTCGTTGAGATCAAACGCCAGTTTTCACAAAGACTCTAATTCCCCCAAGAAAAATGAG GTGACGTCTATTTTGAAACGTCGAAGTTCAGATCAGAATTTTGTAATGCAATACAATTCAAGCAATTCTCTACAGGATGACTGTTATTCTGAAGGTTCTGGCAGTCAGGAGGGTTACAGCGAAATCAGCGACGAAAGTGGGAGACGAAGACGTTACAAATATGATTCCAACGATGAAGAATCTGACAACGATGATTTCGCG gatGGAAGTCAGATGAGCAATAGCAGTTTTGATATATCTGAAATAAGACAATCTCTGTTATCTGAAACTGAAGACTATCGACCGTTAAGACTGACGGCGGGAGAGGAGAACGTTCTTTATTACTTTGTTCAGCTGGATACAACACAAGGAATTATATTGAGTCCACCTGAAAGTAGAATTCAGTCACAGACATCAGTTGCCATGCTTAATAATTTCAAGAGATGTTGCCAGAAGATTCATGCCCTTTTTCAAAATACTCTCAGATTTAAG AACATGCCGGTTCAAGAAATGGCAAAATCTGTaatcaataaaagtttaattgccATAAAAGAACATGGAATTGTATTTGAATGTCCGTACTTAGACGATAAAGACTCGAAGAAGAACAAAATCGTTTACTGGGTAGTTGG gagattattttatatgccGCATCCGAAAGAAATTTACGTTTGTTACCAGGATAGCATCCCCCAAAATTTGGTTGAACTTGCCTTCAAAATGAATATTGgtgttattacttaa
- the LOC109598747 gene encoding epoxide hydrolase 4-like gives MGRDICIVSISYWDNFRIHLLSLIFGGWVFFKRFIKWIWDPNGFFKLQLRDNPPNCLLDSNLGQHKYVKLKGVKLHYVESGQKDEPLVLLLHGFPDCWLSWRHQIPILSQDFRVVALDLKGFGDSDKPESKKLYKVETILEELKQLISALGVSSCVIIGHDLGALIGWYFVHQHPEMVEKFFAVSCPHPNVYWKSLYSTFQYQWMNFVQLPYLPEIDALKEDVKMISDYHNHLPSKDVYLEAYKYAFSRKEDWTGPINYYRNLPFTKICDNCDQINLSVVLITGNKDKYLRLEDVVKSTDYCEKFYMKIIDGAGHFPHQENPEMFNKVLLKYLRRKSVSKTVERSPSKKLMERMFGAVSNIQTYGNSVLDSVQKKTNGVVNFPNFNLGLSNSNNEDELTDNFKFL, from the exons ATGGGTCGCGATATTTGCATCGTATCAATTTCGTACTGGGACAATTTTCGTATCCATCTTCTTTCATTAATATTCGGCGGTTGGGTTTTCTTTAAACGTTTCATAAAATGGATCTGGGACCCAAATGGGTTTTTTAAGCTGCAGCTAAGGGACAACCCGCCAAACTGCTTGTTGGACTCAAATCTAGGTCAACACAAGTATGTCAAATTAAAG GGTGTGAAACTGCATTATGTAGAATCAGGACAAAAGGATGAGCCTCTAGTCTTACTCCTTCATGGTTTTCCAGACTGTTGGCTGAGCTGGAGACATCAAATTCCTATATTATCCCAAGATTTCCGGGTCGTGGCGCTAGATCTTAAAGGCTTTGGTGACTCGGATAAACCAGAATCGAAAAAGCTCTACAAGGTCGAAACAATCCTTGAAGAACTGAAGCAACTCATTTCTGCTCTAGGAGTTTCCAGCTGTGTTATCATCGGACATGATTTGGGTGCACTGATAGGGTGGTACTTTGTGCATCAACATCCAGAAATGGTGGAAAAATTCTTTGCTGTATCCTGCCCTCATCCCAATGTCTATTGGAAAAGCTTGTACTCGACTTTCCAGTATCAATGGATGAATTTCGTACAACTACCTTACCTCCCGGAGATCGATGCGTTAAAAGAAGACGTGAAAATGATATCGGATTATCATAACCATTTGCCTAGCAAAGATGTTTACTTGGAGGCCTACAAGTACGCCTTCTCAAGAAAAGAAGACTGGACGGGGCCTATAAATTACTACAGAAATCTgccatttacaaaaatttgtgATAATTGTGATCAAATCAATTTGTCAGTTGTGCTGATAACAGGAAATAAGGACAAATATTTACGACTCGAGGATGTGGTCAAGTCTACGGACTATTGTGAAAAGTTTTacatgaaaataattgatggGGCTGGTCACTTTCCCCATCAAGAGAATCcagaaatgtttaataaggtgttattaaaatatctgagGCGGAAAAGTGTAAGTAAAACAGTGGAAAGATCACCATCTAAAAAACTAATGGAAAGAATGTTCGGTGCGGTTAGTAATATTCAGACTTACGGAAATTCTGTTCTAGATAGTGTGCAAAAGAAAACTAATGGTGTAGTGAATTTtcccaattttaatttgggcTTAAGCAATAGTAACAATGAAGATGAACTGactgataattttaagtttttgtaa
- the LOC126264944 gene encoding protein disulfide-isomerase A6 homolog yields the protein MPLNERYFVEFIYNSRNTWLILFCVTWSPECLTFMPEFELTAKQLENSLKFGTVDCDDEKNLAKIYNVVNYPTVYLFPAESLESLLFKGNNTATDLLDFIASKTTTVLYNTNSQNGFDVINITDYNVKENVYNSNFHWMIQFYIPDCHDCEELRPHWTKAAAELQGKVKFGQVNLAENRYLKKRILERNFPSIRYFPPDADIRFLGVEYDGSYDYKSIIQWTSNIMFNISNPDIVEITNEGILINTCHNVVLCIITILPKINQCPTMCRIKYLNILKNAAINLKSKFWGYLWSVEGDQIYLEQALQGPTAHKYPKLFAVNWLLRTCAEFNGNFSEKTIMAFLIKVYGGKEPVYVPKADSIPYIRNVQPWNWKDSDTPVIEHPDNHDESEF from the exons ATGCCATTAAATGAAAGGTATTTTGttgagtttatttataatagtcGTAATACTTGGTTGATCTTATTTTGTGTGACATGGAGTCCCGaatgtttaacatttatgCCTGAATTCGAGTTGACTGCAAAACAATTAGAAAATTCTCTCAAATTTGGTACGGTGGACTGTGATGATGAAAAGAATTTGgcaaaaatttacaatgttGTCAATTATCCCaccgtttatttatttcctgcGGAATCTTTGGAATCACTACTATTTAAGGGCAACAATACAGCCACcgatttattggattttataGCTAGTAAAACAACTACAGTTCTGTATAACACAAATTCTCAAAATGGATttgatgttattaatattacgg ACTACAATGTAAAAGAGAATGTCtacaattcaaattttcattgGATGATTCAATTTTACATTCCCGACTGTCACGACTGTGAAGAATTACGGCCCCATTGGACGAAAGCTGCTGCAGAATTACAAGGAAAAGTAAAATTCGGTCAAGTAAACCTAGCTGAGAATCGTTACTTAAAAAAGAGAATTTTGGAAAGAAATTTCCCATCCATAAGATATTTTCCTCCGGATGCGGACATCAGATTTCTTGGTGTGGAATATGATGGTTCATATGATTACAAAAGTATAATACAGTGGACGTCGAATATAATGTTTAACATATCAAATCCTGACATTGTGGAAATCACAAACGAaggcattttaattaatacctgCCACAACGTAGTACTATGCATAATCACAATTTTGCCTAAGATTAATCAATGTCCAACCATGTGTCGTATAAAGtaccttaatattttaaaaaatgccgCCATAAATTTAAAGTCCAAATTTTGGGGGTATCTATGGAGTGTGGAAGGTGATCAGATCTATTTAGAGCAAGCTTTGCAAGGACCCACAGCCCATAAGTATCCCAAATTGTTTGCAGTAAATTGGTTACTGCGAACTTGCGCCGAGTTTAATGGAAATTTTTCGGAAAAAACAATCATGGCTTTTTTGATTAAAGTGTATGGAGGTAAAGAGCCTGTTTATGTACCAAAAGCCGATTCTATTCCGTATATTAGAAATGTACAGCCGTGGAATTGGAAAGACTCGGATACGCCGGTGATAGAACATCCGGATAATCACGATGAAAgcgaattttaa
- the LOC109598745 gene encoding molybdenum cofactor sulfurase 3 — protein MDQFLKYTKVYSENTEKLIGREFHRLKDQIYLDNAGSALYAESQLRDVFNELSQNIFTNPHARNTYSKFTEDAIDITRNLILQHFNTNSEEYSVIFTSGATESLKLVAEHFNYGKDGMLVHLQNNHTSVLGMRCYAPRSVELKDEVAFKLLSENIFSTNLNTDCDSNSLFVYPAQSNFCGTKYPLDWIKTVKNRKLNKLVHTSSRNWYVILDCATYVSTNDLDLSQFKPDFVPISFYKIFGYPTGLGALLVKNTAEHVLGVKYLGGGTVFMALSSQNVMVPRKLLYEKFESGTLPFLSIIAVKYGFEILKKLNLNFDLISKHTFALAQYAYRNLLVMHHPNEKPLVKLNHETNFDSYITQGGIVNFNLLRDNGEYIGYSEVLHFANLHGIILRTGCFCNPGACQKYLNLSNDDVRKQFNSGHVCGDQHDLVDGYPTGAVRISFGYSSTKEHVDKFLQMIKNCFTTKVIMQVPVNWNNVNNNFQTNSNVWLKNNSASVVESKKKNIEIKGKLKNVFLFPIKSCGAFSVTDQWEITSTGLKYDRQWMIINSSGVSVTQKQNRNLCLIKPTIDLTKDLLILNYKGHPSITVPLENINKKEQDASLCQSKVCGDKIQGWDCGDEVAEWLCKVLDTPGLKLLQQCSDLEEIKGRIYKKGEGHQLSLANKAQYLLVNYASIEWLRTKIAEEDFLEHINNTIHRFRPNFVISFPEAFQETDIKEYFFNNLKFKSGGKCTRCQMICIDQFSGQISKEPLASLSREFQGKISFGVYLNHVGHEKEFIHLDSEVTGIF, from the exons ATGGATCAATTCTTGAAATACACTAAGGTTTATAGCGAAAATACAGAAAAACTTATTGGAAGAGAATTTCATAGATTaaaag atcaaatttatttggacAATGCTGGCTCCGCACTTTATGCTGAGTCCCAGTTACGTGATGTATTTAAcgaattatctcaaaatatttttacaaatccaCATGCCAGAAACACCTACAGTAAATTTACAGAGGATGCAATTGATATAACTAGAAACTT AATTCTTCAACATTTCAACACAAATTCTGAAGAGTACTCGGTTATATTTACCTCGGGAGCAACGGAGTCTTTGAAACTCGTCgcagaacattttaattatgggAAAGATGGAATGTTAGTCCATTTACAGAATAATCATACATCAGTTTTGGGTATGAGGTGTTACGCTCCTAGGTCTGTGGAATTAAAGGATGAAGTTGCATTCAAATTACtatcagaaaatatattttcaacaaatttaaatacagatTGTGACAGTAACTCTCTTTTTGTATACCCAGCTCAGTCTAACTTTTGTGGAACTAAATATCCATTAGATTGgataaaaactgttaaaaatagaaaattaaataaactggtCCATACATCTTCAAGAAATTGGTATGTCATCCTCGACTGCGCTACGTATGTTTCAACTAATGACTTAGATCTGTCTCAGTTTAAACCTGATTTTGTGCCAATttcgttttataaaatatttggatatcCTACTGGTTTAGGCGCATTGTTGGTAAAAAATACAGCTGAACATGTTCTGGGggtaaaatatttaggtgGAGGTACCGTCTTTATGGCACTCAGCTCTCAGAATGTTATGGTTCCTAGAAAATTGTTAtatgaaaa ATTTGAATCTGGTACACTTCCATTTTTATCCATAATAGCGGTGAAATATGGTTTcgagatattaaaaaagttgaacTTAAATTTCGACTTGATTTCCAAACATACATTTGCTTTGGCTCAATACGCTTACAGAAATTTGCTTGTAATGCATCATCCGAATGAAAAACctctagttaaattaaatcacgAAACTAATTTTGACAGTTATATTACTCAAGGGggcattgttaattttaatttgttaagagACAATGGAGAATACATTGGTTATTCAgag GTGTTACATTTCGCAAATTTGCACGGAATCATTTTAAGGACTGGATGTTTTTGTAACCCAGGAgcatgtcaaaaatatttaaatttatccaacGACGATGTTAGAAAACAGTTTAAC tCTGGTCATGTTTGTGGTGATCAACATGACTTGGTGGACGGATATCCAACGGGAGCAGTGAGAATATCTTTTGGTTATTCATCAACTAAAGAACACGTCGACAAATTTCTACAGatgatcaaaaattgttttacaacCAAAGTTATCATGCAAGTACCTGTAAATTGGAATAacgtaaacaataattttcaaacaaattctaaCGTTTGGCTTAAAAATAACAGTGCTTCCGTGGTTGAAAGcaagaagaaaaatattgaaattaaggggaaattaaaaaatgtatttctttttccaattaaatctTGTGGTGCGTTCTCAGTAACTGACCAATGGGAGATAACTTCAACAGGATTAAAATATGATCGTCAATGgatgataattaattcatcAGGAGTTAGTGTcactcaaaaacaaaatagaaacTTATGTCTAATTAAACCTACTATAGATTTAACCAAAgatcttttaatattgaacTACAAAG gACATCCAAGTATTACTGTACCattggaaaatattaacaaaaaggaACAGGACGCATCACTTTGTCAAAGTAAAGTGTGTGGTGATAAAATTCAAGGTTGGGATTGCGGTGATGAAGTTGCTGAATGGCTTTGCAAAGTTCTAGATACTCCGGGTCTTAAACTGTTACAACAATGCTCAGATCTAGAAGAAATTAAAGGCAGaatatacaaaaaag gcgAAGGGCATCAGTTATCTTTAGCTAATAAAgctcaatatttattagtgaATTATGCTAGTATAGAATGGTTACGAACTAAAATAGCTGAGGAAGACTTTTTGGAACATATCAATAACACAATTCATCGATTTAGACCCAACTTCGTCATATCTTTTCCAGAGGCATTTCAGGAAACGGATATCaaagaatatttctttaacaatttaaaatttaaa tcAGGCGGAAAATGTACCAGATGTCAAATGATCTGCATTGATCAGTTTTCCGgacaaatttcaaaagaaCCATTGGCTTCACTTTCCAGAGAGTTTCAAGGAAAAATTTCCTTTGGTGTTTACCTTAACCACGTGGGACATGAAAAGGAGTTTATTCACCTAGACAGTGAAGTAacaggaattttttaa